One part of the Sorangiineae bacterium MSr11954 genome encodes these proteins:
- a CDS encoding ABC transporter permease has protein sequence MPAWAAAYQGMHTITPDLHPVAYRPLHEEVVGSVRLALLTLQVAVVFVLLIACANISNLLLARAEVRSSEIAVRVALGASRGRMARQFLTESLVLGVLGAGSGILCAMWGLDAVMALLPEGIPRASEIQLDTTVLAYAVAVAMGTSLVLGLTPIFHASGDLGGTLRAAGQRTTSSRGKQLFRRALILVQVALAIVLVTGAGLMIRSFVHIQKTELGFDPRGLVTLNLALPKKAYPTDADVMAFWNRLLEGARALPGVQGATLVEGLPPMRPINSNSFDIVGRVPPPPTQKEWNVDYWQLTGDEYFSTMRVALVRGRLFDATDTETSPKVAIINEAMAREYWPDEDPIGKRIRATRQAPMGESPAEQTIIGIVADVKQAGLDNKAGTELYLPIRQTPGWHRQVAGETFVPRALYLVLRAEGDPRSLLASVRAYVASRDGGLPIAHLETMDRVVYDAIAKPRFLTTLLSFFAGVALLMAAIGIYGVMSYSVEQRTKELSIRMALGADAGRLQRMLVLEGMRLAVMGIAVGLVAAGGVTVALGHWFNRLLFEVSGLDPATYALVIVVTGGVAALASYIPARRATRVHPMAAMRHE, from the coding sequence ATGCCGGCTTGGGCGGCCGCGTACCAAGGGATGCACACGATCACACCCGATCTGCACCCGGTCGCGTATCGCCCGCTCCACGAAGAGGTGGTCGGCTCGGTGCGCTTGGCGTTGCTCACGTTGCAGGTGGCGGTGGTGTTCGTGCTGCTGATCGCGTGCGCGAACATCTCGAACTTGCTCCTGGCGCGCGCAGAGGTTCGGAGCTCCGAGATCGCCGTGCGGGTGGCGCTGGGGGCGAGCCGCGGGCGTATGGCTCGCCAATTTTTGACGGAGAGCCTCGTGCTGGGGGTGCTCGGCGCGGGGAGCGGGATCCTCTGCGCGATGTGGGGGCTCGACGCGGTGATGGCCCTTCTCCCCGAGGGCATCCCTCGGGCGAGCGAGATTCAGCTCGACACGACGGTGCTGGCGTACGCGGTGGCCGTGGCCATGGGGACGAGCCTGGTGCTCGGTCTGACCCCCATCTTTCATGCGAGCGGCGACCTCGGGGGGACGCTCCGTGCGGCCGGGCAGCGCACCACCAGCAGCCGGGGAAAGCAGCTGTTTCGGCGCGCGCTGATCCTCGTCCAGGTGGCGCTGGCCATCGTCCTCGTCACGGGGGCGGGGTTGATGATTCGGAGCTTCGTGCACATTCAAAAGACCGAGCTCGGGTTCGATCCGCGGGGTCTGGTGACCTTGAACCTGGCGCTGCCGAAGAAGGCTTACCCCACCGACGCCGACGTCATGGCGTTCTGGAATCGGCTGCTCGAGGGCGCGCGGGCCTTGCCGGGCGTGCAGGGCGCGACCCTCGTGGAGGGGCTGCCCCCCATGCGCCCCATCAACTCGAACAGCTTCGACATCGTGGGACGCGTGCCTCCACCGCCGACCCAAAAGGAGTGGAACGTCGACTACTGGCAGCTCACGGGCGACGAGTATTTCTCCACCATGCGCGTCGCCCTCGTTCGCGGGCGCCTCTTCGACGCCACCGACACGGAGACGTCGCCCAAGGTCGCGATCATCAACGAGGCGATGGCGCGCGAGTATTGGCCCGACGAAGATCCGATTGGAAAGCGTATCCGCGCGACGAGGCAGGCCCCGATGGGGGAGTCTCCCGCCGAGCAGACCATCATCGGCATCGTGGCCGACGTGAAGCAGGCCGGCTTGGACAACAAGGCCGGTACCGAGCTGTATCTGCCCATCCGCCAGACGCCAGGGTGGCATCGTCAGGTGGCCGGCGAGACCTTCGTGCCGCGCGCGCTCTACCTGGTGCTCCGGGCGGAGGGGGATCCGCGTTCGCTGCTCGCGTCGGTGCGGGCGTACGTCGCCTCGCGCGACGGAGGGCTGCCGATCGCGCACTTGGAGACGATGGATCGTGTGGTTTACGACGCGATCGCCAAGCCGCGCTTTCTGACGACGCTCCTTTCGTTTTTTGCTGGGGTGGCGCTCTTGATGGCGGCCATCGGCATCTACGGCGTGATGTCGTATTCGGTCGAGCAGCGGACCAAAGAGCTCTCGATTCGGATGGCCTTGGGGGCGGATGCCGGGCGGCTTCAACGGATGCTCGTGCTGGAGGGGATGCGGCTGGCGGTGATGGGCATCGCGGTCGGGCTGGTGGCGGCGGGAGGTGTGACGGTGGCGCTCGGACATTGGTTCAATCGTCTGCTCTTCGAGGTGAGCGGGCTCGATCCGGCGACGTACGCGCTCGTCATCGTGGTTACGGGCGGCGTCGCCGCCCTGGCGAGCTACATCCCCGCGCGGCGTGCGACGCGCGTTCATCCGATGGCGGCGATGCGACATGAATAA
- the budA gene encoding acetolactate decarboxylase: MTKGILWMGAVVSLLAAGSAIVAGEGCTRGARSNAVLYHASFRGAYLAGVYDGVIPMERLAEHGDFGLGATDGNDGELVALKGTFWRSRADGTMIELGPTETTPYAMMTFFRPQRTITFEGPLTSEQFEKTLDAQLDPGHRIYAVRIRGRFAHVEAGNGDKQEKPYRPLEDVLREYRYRDHAGTEGTLVGFRCPAYMKRFDRVGYHFHYLSDDRKAGGHVRSYVIDDVDVSIQELPAFTVDQPRAGEFYERDLETER; encoded by the coding sequence ATGACGAAAGGGATCCTCTGGATGGGCGCCGTTGTTTCGCTGCTCGCTGCCGGCTCCGCCATCGTGGCCGGCGAGGGATGCACGCGCGGCGCGCGCTCGAATGCCGTCCTCTACCACGCCTCCTTTCGAGGGGCGTACCTCGCCGGCGTTTACGACGGCGTCATCCCCATGGAGCGGCTCGCCGAGCACGGTGATTTCGGCTTGGGCGCCACCGATGGCAACGACGGGGAGCTTGTCGCACTGAAGGGCACCTTCTGGCGCTCGCGGGCCGATGGCACCATGATCGAGCTCGGCCCGACCGAGACGACCCCCTACGCGATGATGACGTTCTTCCGCCCGCAAAGGACGATCACCTTCGAGGGGCCGCTCACGAGCGAGCAGTTCGAAAAGACGCTCGACGCGCAGCTCGACCCCGGGCACCGCATCTACGCGGTGCGGATCCGCGGCCGCTTCGCGCACGTGGAGGCCGGCAACGGCGACAAGCAGGAAAAGCCGTATCGCCCGCTGGAAGACGTGCTGCGCGAGTACCGCTACCGCGACCACGCCGGCACCGAGGGGACCTTGGTGGGGTTTCGTTGCCCCGCCTACATGAAGCGCTTCGACCGGGTCGGCTACCACTTCCACTACCTGAGCGACGACCGCAAGGCCGGCGGACACGTTCGCTCCTACGTCATCGACGACGTCGACGTATCCATCCAAGAGCTCCCCGCCTTCACCGTCGACCAGCCCCGCGCGGGCGAATTCTACGAGCGCGATCTCGAAACCGAACGATAG
- a CDS encoding ferredoxin family protein, with protein MKTIENREHVKAEQARVVGNAHTTLRFDVPVVVDLGKCIKGCRICIDSCPVDCLAVDPNTGKAHMKNDECWYCLACELDCPKDAITVKIPFLLR; from the coding sequence ATGAAAACGATTGAAAACCGTGAGCACGTCAAGGCGGAGCAGGCGCGGGTCGTCGGGAATGCGCACACGACGTTGCGCTTCGACGTGCCGGTGGTGGTCGACTTGGGCAAGTGCATCAAAGGGTGCCGCATTTGCATCGACTCGTGTCCCGTCGATTGCCTGGCGGTCGATCCGAACACGGGAAAGGCGCACATGAAGAACGACGAGTGCTGGTACTGCCTCGCGTGCGAGCTCGACTGCCCCAAGGACGCCATCACCGTCAAAATCCCATTTCTCTTGCGCTGA
- a CDS encoding ABC transporter permease — protein sequence MTTSMLRDIRFAIRLLLKNPGFTAVAIVTLGLAVAANTVVFSIVHAILLRPLPFAEPGRLVQVASQYPGQFPGYWGFSWHEYIDIAKDAHALESAGAWFTEDANLTGGDKPVAVRTTFATASLLPTVGVAPMLGRFFDASEDVPGDPSAAMYGYGGTRVVVLGYDVFKTVFGGDPNIVGRTVKVNAMPATVVGVMPRDFDFPERAQIWVPAGIDSSKMGRGNHWFRAIGRLREGWGSRLRRQRWRH from the coding sequence ATGACGACATCGATGCTTCGAGACATTCGTTTTGCCATTCGCCTCTTGCTGAAGAACCCCGGCTTCACGGCCGTGGCCATCGTGACCCTGGGGCTCGCCGTGGCCGCGAACACCGTGGTGTTCAGCATCGTCCATGCGATCCTCCTTCGACCGCTGCCGTTCGCCGAGCCGGGGAGATTGGTTCAGGTCGCCTCGCAGTACCCGGGGCAATTCCCCGGTTATTGGGGCTTCTCCTGGCACGAGTACATCGATATCGCGAAGGACGCCCACGCCCTGGAATCGGCGGGCGCGTGGTTCACGGAGGACGCGAACTTGACGGGTGGCGACAAGCCGGTGGCCGTGCGAACGACGTTCGCGACCGCGAGCTTGCTGCCGACGGTCGGCGTCGCGCCGATGCTGGGGCGATTCTTCGACGCGAGCGAGGACGTGCCCGGCGATCCGAGCGCCGCCATGTACGGCTATGGCGGTACGCGCGTGGTGGTGCTGGGGTACGACGTCTTCAAGACGGTCTTCGGGGGGGATCCGAACATCGTGGGGCGCACGGTGAAGGTCAACGCCATGCCGGCCACCGTGGTCGGGGTGATGCCGCGCGATTTCGATTTCCCCGAGCGGGCGCAAATCTGGGTGCCGGCGGGGATCGATAGCTCCAAGATGGGGCGCGGGAACCATTGGTTTCGAGCGATTGGGCGCCTTCGGGAGGGGTGGGGATCGAGGCTGCGCAGGCAGAGATGGCGTCATTGA
- a CDS encoding TolC family protein produces MNKWGVVVLAGVLGLSVTARARAQGAEGGRPVTGDGLTLVGAMRVAVAQNPALAASFVDVSVADARVLEARGLDDFVVDASATWSRSRTDNVTGASVLSPYDRVGVAASLTRPFSTGGSVALKLDAPYVRRGVSSDADPMRIVPADVYTPSVQLGLTQPLLRGRGYDVARAKARQANADRGITTRKLVAGASALLRDVAHAYWELRYATGALALRREARDATREQLRAVMAQIDVGKQSPSGSAEVEVSVALREEEAIDAERVLAQRSAELARLLGYPTERPLVYPSDEPTVLASLRGDVLARALAQNAEVLALEAQARAATIDIDVAESALLPMLDVYASGGALGVGNDPSKALSNLGNFGGYTVQAGIVFQEPVERRGQRGARDAAMERAHKAHLLAEEARTRVANDVTNALAALDATHRRTEVLARAASAADLDLAGEKARFQANRSTNFDVLRRQQAVTDVRLRLLRAAIDNAKAMATVDALTADILPRHGIALRTASRSTP; encoded by the coding sequence ATGAATAAGTGGGGCGTTGTGGTGCTGGCGGGGGTTCTGGGGCTGTCGGTGACGGCACGGGCGCGTGCGCAGGGAGCCGAAGGGGGCCGGCCCGTGACGGGGGATGGGTTGACGTTGGTGGGGGCGATGCGGGTTGCGGTGGCGCAGAACCCGGCGTTGGCGGCGAGCTTCGTGGATGTATCGGTGGCGGACGCGCGGGTGCTCGAGGCGCGCGGGCTCGACGATTTCGTGGTCGATGCCTCGGCGACGTGGAGCCGTTCGCGTACGGATAACGTGACGGGGGCGTCGGTGCTCTCGCCTTATGATCGCGTGGGGGTGGCGGCGTCGCTCACGCGGCCGTTCTCGACGGGGGGGAGCGTCGCGTTGAAGCTCGATGCGCCGTACGTGCGCCGGGGTGTCTCGTCGGACGCGGATCCCATGCGCATCGTGCCGGCGGACGTGTACACGCCCAGCGTGCAGCTCGGGCTCACGCAGCCGCTCTTGCGCGGGCGCGGCTACGACGTGGCGCGCGCCAAGGCGCGGCAGGCGAACGCGGATCGCGGGATCACGACGCGAAAGCTCGTCGCGGGCGCGTCGGCGCTCCTTCGCGATGTGGCGCATGCGTACTGGGAGCTCCGCTACGCGACGGGCGCCTTGGCCTTGCGGCGGGAGGCGCGCGACGCCACCCGCGAGCAGCTTCGCGCGGTGATGGCGCAGATCGACGTGGGCAAGCAGTCGCCCTCGGGCTCGGCCGAGGTCGAGGTGAGCGTGGCCCTCCGCGAAGAGGAGGCGATCGACGCCGAGCGTGTGCTGGCCCAGCGCAGCGCCGAGCTCGCGAGGCTCCTTGGATACCCCACGGAGCGCCCGCTCGTTTACCCCTCCGACGAACCCACCGTGCTCGCCTCGCTGCGAGGCGACGTGCTCGCGCGCGCCCTCGCGCAGAACGCCGAAGTCCTCGCCCTCGAGGCGCAGGCGCGGGCGGCGACCATCGACATCGACGTGGCCGAGAGCGCGCTCTTGCCGATGCTCGACGTCTACGCGTCGGGCGGTGCGCTCGGGGTCGGCAACGACCCGTCCAAGGCGCTGTCGAACCTCGGGAATTTCGGCGGCTACACGGTGCAAGCGGGCATCGTCTTTCAAGAGCCCGTGGAGCGCCGCGGGCAGCGCGGCGCGCGCGACGCGGCCATGGAGCGCGCCCACAAGGCGCACCTGTTGGCCGAGGAAGCGCGCACGCGGGTCGCGAACGACGTCACCAACGCGCTCGCGGCGCTCGACGCGACCCACCGCCGGACCGAGGTGCTGGCGCGCGCCGCCTCGGCGGCCGATCTCGACTTGGCGGGCGAAAAAGCGCGCTTTCAAGCGAACCGCTCAACCAACTTCGACGTGCTGAGGCGGCAGCAAGCGGTCACCGACGTGCGCCTTCGCCTCCTGCGCGCCGCGATCGACAACGCCAAGGCCATGGCGACCGTCGACGCGCTCACCGCCGACATCTTGCCCCGCCATGGCATCGCCCTGCGCACCGCGTCTCGGAGCACTCCATGA
- a CDS encoding LysR substrate-binding domain-containing protein, with the protein MVPTYDSELLRTFVAVADAGAFGKAGARLHLTQSTISQQMKRLEEQVQQPLFAPKGRCRVLTESGELLLGYARRILELHESAAIAMKRGAVSEVVRVGVVQDFAGTRFPQALRTFARRHPMVRVEARVAGSRELSELVDEGVLDIAILFDEPRTRRGTAIRRTNLAWLASRDFVPPKPGEPWPLLLDEGPCSFRDRAIGALDERRIPWRVVYTSPSLAGIQAAAQAGIGVSVRIAEDTINGLRILGRREGLPPLGGAVLKLIARAETLSRPAEELAASLRTSSALRAVG; encoded by the coding sequence ATGGTTCCGACCTACGACAGCGAATTGCTTCGCACCTTCGTCGCGGTGGCCGATGCGGGCGCCTTCGGCAAGGCCGGGGCGCGCCTGCACCTCACGCAGTCGACCATCAGCCAGCAAATGAAGCGGCTCGAAGAACAAGTCCAGCAGCCCCTCTTCGCCCCGAAAGGCCGGTGCCGCGTGCTCACCGAGTCGGGCGAGCTCTTGCTCGGCTACGCTCGGAGGATCCTCGAGCTCCACGAGTCGGCCGCCATCGCCATGAAGCGCGGCGCCGTGAGCGAGGTGGTGCGGGTGGGCGTGGTGCAGGATTTCGCCGGCACCCGGTTTCCGCAAGCGCTCCGCACGTTCGCGCGCCGCCACCCCATGGTGCGGGTCGAGGCGCGGGTGGCGGGAAGCCGCGAGCTCTCGGAGCTGGTCGACGAGGGGGTGCTCGACATCGCCATCCTCTTCGACGAGCCACGAACCCGTCGCGGCACCGCCATTCGCCGCACCAACCTCGCCTGGCTCGCGTCCCGCGACTTCGTCCCCCCCAAGCCCGGCGAGCCTTGGCCCCTCTTGCTCGACGAGGGCCCCTGCTCGTTTCGCGACCGGGCCATCGGCGCCTTGGACGAGCGGCGGATCCCGTGGCGCGTGGTCTATACGAGCCCCAGCCTCGCCGGCATCCAAGCCGCGGCGCAAGCGGGCATCGGTGTCTCCGTGCGCATCGCCGAAGACACCATCAACGGCCTGCGCATCCTCGGCCGCCGCGAGGGGCTCCCGCCGCTGGGCGGCGCCGTTTTGAAGCTGATCGCCCGCGCGGAAACGTTGTCACGACCGGCCGAAGAACTCGCCGCGTCGCTGCGAACCTCGTCCGCGCTGCGCGCCGTCGGCTGA
- a CDS encoding ABC transporter permease, giving the protein MLQDVRFALRLLVKNLGFTIVAITTLGLAVAANTVVFSIVDAILIRPLPYPHPERLVRVYTQAPMRERYQFPVSAPEYVDLARDSKSYESVGAWNMDLHATNLSGGDHPVAVNAALVTASFLPTMGVAPLLGRFFDPSEDTPGDPRVVVLAYRLYESLFGADPSVVGKTVYVNAVPVTVVGVMPKAVDFPEWVDVWLPLRIDPEELARDRRYGSHRLHVVARLKAEVSIAQAEAELALLMPAWSEGRSPATEDVIDPRDHPLVLRALHPDKVASVRVALWTLQAAVMFVLLIACANISNLLLARAEARSGEIAVRTALGASRPRMVRQFLTESLVLGCLGAGTGILLAMWGIDAAMAFLPDGVPRTSEIHLDPTVLAFAVLVSMGTSLVFGLAPIIHAHGELAGTLRAAGQRTTGGRNKQLFRRALIVLEVSLACVLVLGAGLMVRSFVRLQQVELGFDPRNVVSLQLQLPDKTYDTEAKMLDFWLRLRDGAANLPGVQSATLMRELMPRHRAAYNGFRIVGRPETPGMVSNVDNWQYAGDDFFSTMGIPVVRGRVFTPSDGPNAPAVVLINQAMATKFWPGEDPVGQRIIGYRVARPGEPAVEQTIIGVVGDVKQQGLDAPATPELYFPLRQLERYGDGSRDWSLMPESMYLVIRAQNDPRALFGALRAHVASLDEGLAVARLNTMDDVLYDAVAKPRFVALLFTVFAGIALVMAAIGIFGVMSYSIEQRTRELSIRMALGADAGRLQKMLVLEGLRLAAAGVVLGLACAFVVSLGLRNWLSALLFDVGVLDPATYALVVVSTALVAALACWLPARRATRVHPMIAMRNE; this is encoded by the coding sequence ATGCTTCAGGACGTCCGCTTCGCGCTCCGACTCCTCGTGAAGAACCTCGGCTTCACGATCGTCGCCATCACCACGCTCGGCTTGGCGGTGGCCGCGAACACGGTGGTCTTCAGCATCGTCGACGCCATCCTCATTCGCCCGTTGCCGTACCCGCACCCCGAGCGGCTCGTGCGTGTCTACACGCAGGCCCCCATGCGCGAGCGGTATCAGTTCCCGGTCTCGGCGCCGGAGTACGTCGATCTGGCGAGGGATTCGAAGTCGTACGAGTCGGTGGGCGCGTGGAACATGGACCTCCACGCCACCAACTTGTCCGGTGGGGATCACCCGGTGGCGGTGAACGCCGCGCTCGTCACCGCGAGCTTCTTGCCCACCATGGGCGTCGCGCCGCTCCTCGGTCGGTTCTTCGACCCCAGCGAGGACACGCCCGGCGATCCGCGGGTGGTGGTCCTCGCGTATCGGCTGTACGAGAGCCTCTTTGGCGCCGATCCCAGCGTGGTCGGCAAGACGGTCTATGTCAACGCGGTGCCGGTCACCGTGGTCGGCGTGATGCCCAAGGCCGTGGATTTCCCCGAGTGGGTCGACGTGTGGCTCCCCTTGCGCATCGACCCGGAGGAGCTCGCGCGCGATCGGCGGTATGGCAGCCATCGCTTGCACGTGGTGGCGCGCTTGAAGGCCGAGGTGAGCATCGCGCAGGCCGAGGCGGAGCTCGCGCTGCTCATGCCGGCTTGGTCGGAAGGGCGCTCGCCCGCCACGGAAGACGTCATCGATCCGCGCGATCACCCGCTGGTGCTGCGCGCGCTGCACCCGGACAAGGTGGCGAGCGTGCGCGTCGCGCTGTGGACCTTGCAAGCGGCGGTGATGTTCGTGCTCCTCATCGCCTGCGCCAACATTTCGAACCTGCTCTTGGCGCGCGCGGAGGCACGCAGCGGTGAGATCGCCGTGCGGACCGCCCTCGGCGCGAGCCGGCCGCGCATGGTGCGGCAGTTCTTGACGGAGAGCCTCGTCCTGGGCTGCCTCGGCGCGGGGACCGGCATTTTGCTCGCGATGTGGGGCATCGACGCGGCCATGGCCTTCCTCCCCGACGGTGTGCCGCGCACGAGCGAGATCCACTTGGACCCCACCGTGCTCGCCTTCGCCGTGCTCGTCTCGATGGGGACGAGCCTGGTGTTCGGGCTCGCCCCCATCATCCATGCGCACGGGGAGCTCGCGGGGACCTTGCGCGCGGCCGGGCAGCGGACCACGGGCGGGCGAAACAAGCAGCTCTTCCGCCGCGCGCTCATCGTCTTGGAGGTGTCTTTGGCGTGCGTCCTCGTGCTGGGCGCGGGGCTCATGGTTCGGAGCTTCGTGCGGCTGCAGCAGGTGGAGCTCGGGTTCGATCCGCGCAACGTCGTCTCCTTGCAGCTTCAACTGCCGGACAAGACGTACGACACCGAGGCGAAGATGCTCGACTTCTGGCTCCGCCTGCGCGACGGCGCCGCGAACCTGCCCGGCGTCCAATCGGCGACGCTCATGCGCGAGCTGATGCCGCGCCACCGCGCGGCCTACAACGGCTTTCGCATCGTGGGGCGGCCGGAGACGCCGGGGATGGTGAGCAACGTCGACAACTGGCAGTACGCGGGGGACGATTTCTTTTCGACCATGGGGATCCCCGTCGTGCGCGGGCGCGTCTTCACCCCGTCCGACGGTCCGAACGCGCCGGCCGTCGTGCTCATCAACCAGGCCATGGCCACCAAGTTTTGGCCCGGTGAAGATCCGGTCGGGCAGCGCATCATCGGCTACCGGGTCGCGCGCCCGGGGGAGCCGGCGGTCGAGCAGACGATCATCGGCGTGGTGGGCGACGTGAAGCAGCAGGGCCTCGACGCGCCCGCGACCCCCGAGCTCTACTTCCCCCTTCGGCAGCTGGAGCGATACGGCGATGGCTCGCGCGATTGGAGCCTGATGCCCGAGAGTATGTACCTCGTCATCCGCGCGCAGAACGATCCGCGCGCGCTGTTCGGCGCGCTGCGTGCGCACGTGGCCTCGCTGGACGAGGGCCTGGCGGTCGCCCGGCTCAACACGATGGACGACGTGCTCTACGACGCCGTGGCCAAGCCGCGCTTCGTCGCGCTCCTCTTCACGGTGTTCGCGGGCATCGCGCTGGTGATGGCGGCCATCGGTATCTTCGGCGTCATGTCGTATTCGATCGAGCAGCGCACCCGGGAGCTGTCGATCCGGATGGCCCTCGGCGCCGACGCGGGGCGCCTTCAGAAGATGCTGGTGCTCGAGGGCCTCCGGCTGGCGGCGGCCGGCGTGGTGCTGGGCCTCGCGTGCGCCTTCGTCGTGAGCCTCGGGCTCCGAAATTGGCTCTCCGCGCTGCTCTTCGACGTGGGCGTGCTCGACCCGGCGACCTACGCGCTGGTGGTGGTGAGCACCGCGCTCGTGGCGGCGCTCGCGTGCTGGCTCCCAGCGCGCCGCGCGACCCGTGTTCACCCGATGATTGCCATGCGCAACGAGTGA
- a CDS encoding fumarate reductase/succinate dehydrogenase flavoprotein subunit — protein MEVNVTKADIVVVGGGSAGCTAAIHAQQSLPRGRVVLLEKAHIKRSGAIAIGMDGLNNAIIPGFATPEQYVKEITMANDGIVNQKAILEYAVNSYPMLEQLDRWGVKFQKTESGAFDVKKVHHQGSYVLPMPEGYDLKKILTRLVLRAGVKVVNRVMATRLLTDGGRIAGVMGFDVREGRFEVISAKAVILCCGASGRLGLPASGYLYGTYENPANAGDGYSLAYHAGAELTGIECFQINPLIKDYNGPACAYVTGPLGGHTVNARGHRFIQSDYWSGQMMMEFYKELHSPSGPVYLKLTHLAPETLTEIERVLHRTERPSRGRFHEGRGHAYGGDLVEMHISEIGLCSGHSASGVWVDERGETTVEGLFAAGDMACVPHNYLLGAMTYGRICADHALARVQNTDEPRIDEDAVAAEKARVFAPLARPNGIPHHQYEYKVRRLVNDYLQPPKTGTRMELGLSYFRRAEEELAEVGASTPHDLMRVAECGFIRDCAEMAAVASLHRTESRWGLYHHRLDYPELDNARWFLHVNVRKDEDGRMRVLERPVAPYVVPMSDEELRGYHGLRVTEPSEPSAPAASSGPSEPLEPQPRAREAIPV, from the coding sequence ATGGAGGTGAACGTCACCAAGGCCGATATCGTCGTGGTCGGAGGAGGCAGCGCCGGCTGCACGGCCGCCATCCATGCGCAGCAAAGCCTCCCGCGCGGTCGCGTGGTTCTGCTCGAAAAGGCGCACATCAAGCGGAGCGGCGCCATCGCCATCGGCATGGATGGCTTGAACAACGCCATCATCCCCGGCTTTGCGACCCCCGAGCAGTACGTCAAAGAAATTACGATGGCCAACGATGGAATCGTCAATCAAAAGGCGATCCTCGAGTACGCCGTCAACAGCTACCCCATGCTCGAGCAGCTCGATCGCTGGGGGGTCAAATTCCAGAAGACCGAGTCGGGCGCCTTCGACGTGAAGAAGGTGCACCACCAGGGCTCGTACGTGCTGCCCATGCCGGAGGGCTACGATCTGAAGAAGATCCTCACGCGCTTGGTCCTGCGCGCCGGGGTCAAGGTCGTCAACCGGGTGATGGCCACCCGTCTCTTGACGGACGGCGGCCGCATCGCCGGCGTGATGGGCTTCGACGTGCGCGAGGGCCGCTTCGAGGTGATCTCCGCCAAAGCGGTCATCCTCTGCTGCGGGGCATCGGGCCGATTGGGGCTGCCAGCCTCCGGATATTTGTATGGCACCTACGAAAACCCCGCCAACGCAGGCGACGGATATTCCTTGGCATATCATGCAGGTGCGGAGCTGACCGGCATCGAGTGCTTTCAGATCAATCCGCTCATCAAAGATTACAATGGCCCCGCGTGCGCTTATGTCACGGGCCCATTGGGCGGCCACACCGTCAACGCCCGCGGCCATCGCTTCATCCAGAGCGATTACTGGAGCGGCCAAATGATGATGGAGTTCTACAAAGAGCTCCACTCCCCCAGCGGCCCCGTCTACCTCAAATTGACCCACCTGGCCCCCGAGACGTTGACGGAGATCGAGCGCGTTCTGCATCGCACCGAGCGCCCGAGCCGCGGTCGCTTCCACGAAGGGCGCGGCCACGCTTACGGCGGCGATCTGGTGGAGATGCACATCTCGGAGATCGGGCTATGCAGCGGCCATAGCGCCTCCGGCGTCTGGGTCGACGAGCGCGGCGAGACCACCGTCGAGGGGCTCTTCGCCGCCGGCGATATGGCGTGCGTACCGCACAATTACCTCTTGGGCGCCATGACGTACGGGCGCATCTGCGCCGATCATGCGCTCGCGCGGGTGCAGAACACGGACGAGCCGCGCATCGACGAGGACGCGGTGGCCGCCGAAAAGGCGCGCGTCTTCGCGCCGCTGGCGCGGCCCAACGGCATTCCGCACCACCAATACGAATACAAAGTACGCCGGCTGGTGAACGACTACCTGCAGCCGCCGAAGACGGGGACGCGCATGGAGCTCGGGCTCTCCTATTTTCGGAGGGCCGAAGAGGAGCTCGCCGAGGTGGGCGCGAGCACCCCGCACGATCTCATGCGCGTGGCCGAGTGCGGGTTCATCCGCGATTGCGCCGAAATGGCGGCCGTCGCGTCCCTGCACCGCACCGAGAGCCGCTGGGGGCTCTACCACCACCGGCTCGATTACCCGGAGCTCGACAATGCGCGCTGGTTCTTGCACGTCAATGTTCGCAAAGACGAGGACGGCCGCATGCGCGTCCTCGAGCGACCGGTGGCGCCGTACGTGGTCCCCATGAGCGACGAGGAGCTGCGGGGCTACCATGGCCTTCGCGTCACCGAACCGTCAGAGCCGTCAGCCCCGGCAGCTTCCTCGGGACCTTCCGAACCCCTGGAACCCCAGCCGCGCGCGCGAGAGGCCATCCCGGTATGA